In one Echinicola marina genomic region, the following are encoded:
- a CDS encoding (deoxy)nucleoside triphosphate pyrophosphohydrolase codes for MLKVTCAIIVRDGLVLAVQRSKKMKMPQKWEFPGGKLEDGESDQECLIREIKEELHLDILPGGKLPEVIHKYPDFTICLIPFIASIQSGELHLAEHQAYQWLPKDKLLELDWAEADVPVVREFLKIFHQMKKEIFKSITS; via the coding sequence ATGTTAAAGGTAACCTGCGCCATAATTGTTCGGGATGGATTGGTGCTCGCTGTTCAAAGAAGTAAAAAGATGAAAATGCCCCAAAAATGGGAATTCCCAGGTGGGAAATTAGAAGATGGGGAATCAGACCAGGAATGTCTGATCAGGGAAATCAAAGAAGAACTACATTTGGATATTTTGCCAGGAGGGAAGTTACCCGAAGTCATCCATAAATACCCCGACTTCACAATCTGCCTGATACCCTTTATCGCCAGCATCCAATCCGGTGAATTACATTTGGCAGAACACCAGGCCTACCAATGGCTACCTAAAGACAAACTATTAGAGCTAGACTGGGCTGAAGCTGATGTGCCGGTGGTTAGGGAGTTTTTGAAAATATTTCATCAAATGAAGAAAGAAATATTTAAATCAATTACTTCTTAA
- a CDS encoding DUF2075 domain-containing protein, which translates to MLNYYYKDSLHNFFSKKTEEIIGEITLANQFDSTLNQNKSWEIQIPMLKETLKNYEGTIFFEFSIPRMGKRVDVLVIINSVVYVIEFKVGESNYHRSDLDQVWDYALDLKNFHKPSHEALLVPILVATEAENSFVEVAKTAHNDNLLNPLKVNKTDLADAFNTTLQFFKYHRKLNSDHYSKGRYSPTPTIIEAALSLYHNHTVDEITRNDAEAKNLTKTTSIISKIVSESKRQRKKIICFVTGVPGAGKTLVGLKVATSHLDEKNGNASVYLSGNGPLVAILQEALSRDKIKNERAKGIKLTKGKAKAGVKTFIQNIHHYRDAYLVDPKPPYDHVAIFDEAQRAWNKEQTVKFMKQKKGQHNFDASEPEFLISCLDRHQDWAVIVCLVGGGQEINTGEAGISEWLNAIKTRFSHWDIFISPNLTDSEYSASSIISELQGLTKVNLNSDLHLGVSMRSFRSENLSLLVKSILDLDKEKASNTYLKLKDKYPIVLTRDLKKAKNWLKEKARGSERYGIVVSSQAQRLKPYAIDVKSPMNPVHWFLNDKEDVRSSYYLEEVATEFHVQGLELDWACITWDADLRYSENQWKTFSFVGSKWQHIHKTERKTYLINAYRVLLTRARQGMVIVVPEGDSGDHTRIPDFYDPNFNYLKDLGIPVI; encoded by the coding sequence ATGCTTAACTATTACTATAAAGACAGTCTTCACAACTTTTTCTCTAAAAAAACAGAAGAGATCATTGGGGAGATAACCTTAGCTAATCAATTTGATTCAACATTAAACCAGAATAAATCTTGGGAAATACAAATTCCAATGTTAAAAGAGACCTTAAAAAATTACGAGGGTACGATTTTCTTTGAATTTTCCATTCCTAGGATGGGAAAGAGGGTTGATGTTTTAGTTATTATCAATAGTGTAGTTTATGTTATTGAATTTAAAGTTGGAGAAAGTAACTATCATAGATCTGATTTAGATCAGGTTTGGGACTATGCTCTTGATTTAAAAAACTTCCATAAACCTAGCCATGAGGCTCTATTGGTTCCTATTTTAGTTGCTACTGAAGCTGAAAATTCTTTTGTGGAAGTAGCCAAAACAGCTCATAATGACAATTTACTAAATCCATTAAAAGTTAATAAAACGGATTTAGCTGACGCTTTTAATACAACACTACAATTCTTTAAATACCACCGCAAATTAAATTCTGATCATTACTCAAAGGGTCGTTACTCACCAACTCCAACCATAATCGAAGCTGCTCTTTCGCTTTATCATAATCATACTGTAGATGAAATTACCAGAAATGATGCAGAAGCGAAGAATCTAACAAAAACTACTTCAATCATTTCAAAGATAGTATCAGAATCTAAACGTCAAAGAAAGAAAATTATCTGCTTTGTCACTGGGGTACCTGGTGCAGGTAAAACCTTGGTTGGCCTAAAAGTAGCTACTTCCCATCTTGATGAGAAGAATGGGAATGCCAGTGTTTATTTATCTGGAAACGGTCCTTTAGTTGCTATACTACAAGAAGCACTATCAAGAGATAAGATAAAAAATGAAAGAGCTAAAGGGATAAAACTAACTAAAGGAAAGGCTAAAGCAGGCGTAAAAACTTTTATACAAAACATACATCATTATCGTGATGCCTATTTAGTGGACCCTAAACCACCATATGATCATGTCGCAATTTTTGATGAAGCACAAAGAGCTTGGAATAAGGAACAAACCGTAAAATTCATGAAGCAAAAGAAGGGGCAGCATAATTTTGACGCTTCTGAGCCAGAATTTCTTATCTCTTGCCTTGATCGGCACCAAGATTGGGCAGTAATAGTATGTTTAGTAGGAGGAGGTCAGGAAATTAATACCGGTGAGGCCGGAATATCCGAATGGTTAAATGCCATAAAAACCAGATTTTCACATTGGGACATATTTATATCCCCTAATCTTACCGATTCTGAATACTCAGCATCTTCTATTATTTCTGAATTACAAGGTTTAACAAAAGTAAATTTGAATTCTGATTTGCATTTAGGAGTATCTATGCGATCTTTCAGGTCGGAAAATTTATCGCTTCTTGTAAAAAGTATATTAGATTTAGATAAAGAAAAAGCATCTAATACTTACTTAAAACTAAAAGACAAATATCCAATTGTCCTTACAAGAGATTTAAAAAAGGCAAAAAATTGGCTCAAAGAAAAAGCTAGAGGAAGTGAAAGATATGGAATTGTCGTTTCTTCCCAGGCCCAACGACTAAAACCCTATGCGATTGATGTAAAATCCCCAATGAACCCAGTACATTGGTTTCTAAATGATAAGGAAGATGTAAGATCTTCTTACTACCTCGAAGAGGTTGCAACCGAATTTCATGTACAAGGCTTAGAGTTAGACTGGGCTTGCATAACTTGGGATGCTGACTTAAGATACTCTGAAAACCAATGGAAAACATTTTCTTTTGTGGGTAGCAAATGGCAGCATATTCATAAGACAGAAAGAAAAACATACCTAATTAATGCTTACAGAGTACTTCTTACAAGAGCCAGACAAGGAATGGTAATTGTAGTTCCGGAAGGCGATTCAGGAGATCATACTCGGATACCAGATTTTTATGATCCAAATTTCAATTACTTAAAAGATTTAGGAATACCTGTAATTTAA
- a CDS encoding HipA family kinase → MDLRTVNVTLYILPLREGGSLPALTDADDGFKYVLKFKGAGQREKALIAELLGGEIARALGFKVPELVFAFLDPAFGRSEGDEEIQDLLKSSQGQNLALHFLSGAINYDALAMEVDPLLASKIVWLDMLITNVDRTFRNTNMLMWNRELWLIDHGAAFLFHHAWSNWEKSATKAFPIIQNHVLLPQASQLEEANALFKEILSPEKLKEIVALIPEEWLLASGDSEDAEELRNIYQQYLALRFSYADQFTKEAQDARTALI, encoded by the coding sequence ATGGATTTACGCACTGTAAATGTGACCCTATATATCCTTCCGCTAAGGGAGGGAGGTTCTTTGCCGGCCTTGACCGATGCTGATGATGGATTCAAATATGTTTTGAAGTTCAAAGGTGCTGGACAGCGTGAAAAAGCACTGATCGCGGAATTGTTGGGTGGTGAAATCGCCAGAGCTTTGGGATTTAAAGTTCCCGAACTGGTATTTGCCTTCTTGGACCCAGCATTTGGCAGGTCAGAAGGAGATGAGGAAATCCAAGACTTGCTCAAAAGCAGTCAAGGCCAAAACCTGGCCCTGCATTTTCTATCTGGTGCCATCAATTATGATGCTTTGGCCATGGAGGTAGATCCATTGCTCGCCTCCAAAATCGTTTGGCTGGACATGCTCATCACCAATGTGGATCGCACTTTCCGCAATACCAATATGCTGATGTGGAATAGGGAATTATGGCTAATCGACCATGGTGCAGCCTTTCTTTTCCACCATGCCTGGAGCAATTGGGAGAAAAGCGCCACCAAAGCATTTCCTATCATCCAAAACCATGTGCTACTGCCACAGGCCAGCCAGCTTGAAGAAGCCAACGCCCTATTCAAGGAAATCCTCAGCCCCGAAAAACTGAAGGAAATCGTGGCACTGATTCCTGAGGAATGGCTGTTGGCAAGTGGGGACAGTGAGGATGCCGAAGAGTTACGAAATATTTATCAACAATATTTAGCGCTGAGATTTTCTTATGCCGATCAATTTACCAAAGAAGCCCAAGATGCAAGAACAGCACTTATTTGA
- a CDS encoding DUF3037 domain-containing protein: MQEQHLFDYAIIRVVPRVEREEFINAGVILCAWKSGYLKVKTTLNEEKLLALDPAADIEMIKLNLASFDKICFGKDNGGKIAEMDLASRFRWLTAVRSSIIQTSRPHSGFSKNLDKTLEKLFEENVL, from the coding sequence ATGCAAGAACAGCACTTATTTGATTATGCCATCATCCGGGTGGTACCTCGGGTGGAAAGGGAGGAATTTATCAATGCGGGAGTGATCCTCTGCGCATGGAAAAGCGGTTACCTTAAAGTAAAGACCACATTAAATGAAGAAAAGCTCCTAGCACTGGACCCAGCAGCTGATATTGAAATGATCAAATTAAACTTGGCATCATTCGATAAAATCTGCTTTGGTAAGGACAATGGGGGAAAAATAGCCGAAATGGACCTGGCTTCCCGTTTCCGCTGGCTCACTGCTGTCAGAAGCTCTATCATCCAAACTTCCAGGCCGCACAGCGGTTTCAGTAAGAATCTGGATAAAACCTTGGAAAAGCTCTTTGAGGAAAATGTGCTATAG
- a CDS encoding phospholipase D-like domain-containing protein, with amino-acid sequence MPTLEQIIQDFRISLEDHVLSRSERRELKSDLSALSTHEKQVLLSEIRNLALENTHDPQSQNLIQWFYEAVKVLQQKEQANTSTAAYFSPGNTCRDAIREEIRNASSLIHICVFTISDDHITDELLLAHRRKVPIKIITDDDKSLDLGSDIDRMEKEGILIQKDNSPVHMHHKFAIFDQKKVLTGSYNWTRSAAEHNYENIVLLEDIHTVRSFQKEFERLWREF; translated from the coding sequence ATGCCTACTCTTGAACAAATAATCCAAGATTTCAGAATAAGCCTAGAAGACCATGTACTTTCCCGCTCGGAAAGAAGGGAACTAAAATCTGATCTTTCGGCATTATCCACACATGAAAAACAGGTGCTTCTCTCTGAAATTAGAAATTTGGCTTTGGAAAATACTCATGATCCACAAAGCCAAAATCTCATCCAATGGTTCTATGAAGCGGTTAAAGTATTACAACAAAAAGAACAAGCAAATACATCTACTGCTGCATATTTCAGCCCTGGAAATACGTGCAGAGATGCTATTAGAGAGGAAATAAGAAATGCTTCTTCACTTATTCACATTTGTGTTTTTACGATAAGCGATGACCACATTACCGATGAATTGCTCCTAGCTCATCGAAGAAAGGTACCTATTAAGATCATCACAGATGATGATAAATCTTTGGACCTAGGATCTGATATTGATCGAATGGAAAAGGAAGGCATTCTTATACAAAAGGATAATAGCCCTGTGCATATGCATCACAAATTTGCCATTTTTGATCAGAAGAAAGTGCTAACTGGAAGTTATAATTGGACAAGGTCAGCAGCAGAACACAATTATGAAAATATTGTATTACTCGAAGATATCCACACTGTAAGATCTTTTCAGAAAGAGTTTGAACGGTTATGGCGAGAATTTTAG
- a CDS encoding DUF1684 domain-containing protein: MKAILAGFFYSLIISVTVHAQDQDHKKEILDFQTELNHEFSNPDESPLKARDLKRFKSLDFFPIDEKYRVEAKFVRSDKGLPFQMPTTTDRKPIYEKYGELHFDLEGESYVLSIYQSHRLREMEEFENYLFLPFTDLTNGKSTYGGGRFMDLEIPEGDTIMLDFNKAYNPYCAYNGKYSCPIPPKENDLPLAIEAGVKKFHD, from the coding sequence ATGAAAGCAATTTTGGCCGGATTTTTCTATAGCCTTATAATTTCAGTTACAGTACATGCCCAGGACCAGGACCATAAAAAAGAAATTCTGGACTTCCAGACAGAACTGAACCATGAATTTTCGAATCCTGATGAATCACCATTGAAGGCTAGGGATCTAAAACGATTTAAATCCTTGGACTTTTTTCCCATTGATGAAAAATATAGGGTTGAAGCCAAGTTTGTACGTAGCGATAAAGGCCTTCCATTTCAGATGCCCACTACTACGGATAGGAAACCTATTTATGAAAAATACGGTGAGTTGCACTTTGATTTGGAGGGAGAATCCTATGTGTTAAGTATTTATCAAAGTCATAGATTGAGGGAAATGGAGGAATTTGAGAATTATTTGTTTTTGCCCTTCACGGATCTTACTAATGGAAAAAGTACCTATGGTGGTGGTAGGTTTATGGACTTGGAAATTCCAGAGGGCGATACCATAATGCTTGATTTTAATAAAGCTTATAATCCCTACTGCGCCTATAATGGCAAATATTCCTGTCCCATTCCCCCAAAAGAAAATGATTTGCCGCTTGCCATTGAGGCAGGTGTAAAAAAATTTCATGATTAG
- a CDS encoding DUF2905 domain-containing protein encodes MNHEIGKWLMGIGLGILGIGLIVYIFGSKLHWLGRLPGDIRVEKDGFSLYIPITTMILLSIIFSVIIRLIQYFTK; translated from the coding sequence ATGAATCATGAAATCGGAAAATGGTTAATGGGCATTGGGCTGGGAATCCTTGGGATAGGCCTGATTGTTTATATTTTTGGTAGCAAATTACACTGGCTAGGGAGATTGCCTGGAGATATTCGCGTGGAAAAAGATGGTTTCAGTCTCTATATTCCAATTACCACCATGATCCTGCTCAGTATTATCTTTTCTGTGATTATTAGATTGATACAGTATTTCACCAAATAA